Sequence from the Nitrospinaceae bacterium genome:
TTTCGGTCCCGGCTACCTGATCGAAACTTAACATCTTTTAAAGGTTCGTCCCCTTTGTCGAAGGCCTGGTTATTATTATTATCGAGGAACACCCTGGCGGAAGCGGTTCCCGAGCTGGCCATTGGATCGGAACGGGTCACCCAGCGCCCCTTTCTGGGTTCGCGGCCAATGCTGAAGGTGATGGAGGAGCCGATGGAAAAAGCCCCGTCATCGTCATAAGCTCCATTGATCCCCACAGCAAATGACTTGAATCGGCGATTGAGTCCCGCGTTGTAGGTCGTCAATTGTTCGCCGTTGAGTTGACGGTTCAATCCCAAACTAGCGCTGAAATCGCGGTTCAACCGGTAATCACCTGTAATGGCAGTGCTGGTCAACTCAGGATCCGGTTTTATCCCGTAGTTAAGGGCCCCACGCAGGGATAGCCGCAAGAAACGTCCACTCAACTGAAACGTGCCAGTTCCGGTGGTGAGGGGTTCGATGTCTCCCCCACGGGTCAACGACCAATCCAATGAATTCGAAGCCGAAGTTCCAAAAAGAAACATTGAAACGCGGTTGGTGAGTTCGATCTGGTCCACGCCGGACTCTCTCCGTTCCAGTTCGCCGGTGATCGACCAGGGAATGCGTGGGACTAAGCCCAACGACGGAACCGAACTGTCCAAACGGGCCTTACTGCGATGACTGACCGGGTCGAAAAGATTCTCCTCCCGCTCACTTTGAAATTCGAAAAACCGGCTGTGCTCCAGAAAAAGGTTGAGCCCCATCAGGTTAGTCAGCGTTGCCGCCTGCAGAGCCGTCCCTCCGATGTCGTTTTTGGTCACATCCACACGGGTGGAAGCGCCCAACAGCCCTGATCGAAAACCGAGTGTGCCAAAATAACGCCGCCCCTCCTCCAACGGCAGACTGGCAAAATTGCCCGCCAGAGACAGCCATCGAGTGACGCCATGTTGATATTCGGCAATATAGCGTGCCTGACCATCCCCCCTTATCGGGGAGGATGTTGTTTCCTCGTCCTCCACCTCAAACAAATCCCTGTTCTGAAAGGAGGTGGCAAAGCGGAAATAATGTTTTCCGGGGGAAGCCTGATCCTGCCCCACATTGACCCGCTGGACTTCTTCGCGTCTTTGGCCCTGGGGGCCATAAAACACCAAACGGATCACATTGGACCCAAATAACAGGGGAACATCGAGAAACTCATAACGCCCGTCGGCATTGGGCACAGTTTGGGCGCTGAGCAGGATTTCATTGCGATACAGCTCCACCTCCCAACCCACCTGCAGTTCACCACGCAGGTTGACCCGGTCAAATTCCGATTCCCGAAGCAGGGGAAAACTGGAAACTTGAAATCCCGCTCCCGATTGACTGTTGGCTATTAAAGGAATCTGCGGGCCGAAGACATCCCCCAAAGAAAACTCGCTGGCTCTAAGAGGCCCAAGCAGTTCCCCATCCGGGTCCTGCCGCCCCATTCTCAAACGCAGGCTGGAAAGGTTATCTTCCCTGTCTCCGGCAATGAACACATCGGTATTCATGAAAAGGAAATCGCCGCTGACCAGGTTACTGGAATCGACCCCAAACTCGCGTGTTTCGCTATTGTAATCGAAATTGTAACTGGAATTGATGGCAGGCCAACTGAGGAGACGATAGGGAGGTTCCTTGCGCGGGTACTTTGGCCGCTCACGGGTTCCTCTCCCCAGGCGGGCATGTGCTTTCTCGCGCTTCAGTTTTTCCTCAAAAGGCAAGGGCACTTCCGCGGTGACCTTGACGAGCAATGCAGAAAGATCGAACTCGAAATCAACCGGAAACCATTTTGCCAGCAAGGTGCTGTCGACAAAAATATCTTCGGGATAAAGAACCACCAGGTTGGGATCAAAGCGCCTTGACTTTCCTTCGATGACGACTTCACCGCGTGCCACATCCAGGGAAAACCGTTGGTTCTCCGAAATAAACCAGCCTTCCGCCTGCTTTGCCACAGGGTCGACGGTGATGGCGAAATCGAGCATTTGCGTCACTTCACCCAGAGGAAGAAGCAATCCGCCGCGCTGGAGGTAGCCGATCATGCCATCGCTCAAAATATAGCGGCCAAATCGAAACTCCAGCACCAGCATCTCTACTTCGGCAGGATCAAAAACACTTTCCTGACTTCCCTTGCCTTGCTCAGAAGTTTTGGACCCGGCCAGACTATTTTTTGGAGAATTATTTTTAGAGCCAGTTGTGGGAGGTTGGATCTTATTGTCAAGGACTTCCAAAGATTCTGGAGCGGCTGTCCCTTTAGCTTCGGCGGAATGGGGCGCGACACCCCCGAGTGTCAGGGAGGCACAAAAAAGAAAAATGAGTGCCGGTACCTGCATTAAACATGATTTCTTAATCAGTTTCAGGGAACCCGCAACTGCTTTTCAGCAAGAATCTTATCGCCATCATCGGGGTTCTCTCTATATACGACTTGCAGGAGCCCTCGCTTTAGTTCCACACCTTCCGGAGGAGATAGTTTAAGGCTAACAATCCGGCTTTTATTTGGGGTGAAGACAGCAACCCCATTCACGCGCCCAATTTCCAACTCATCTCCACCATTTTCGGGTTTAAATTTGGCGGTCATATCGCCAAAAAGAGATCTGTTTCCTTGCCTGTTTAGGCGTAATGTGAGCATGGGGGATTTGCCCGGCTTCTTGGGGTCGTTGACCTCAAGATCCTCCATTCCGGCAGTTGCTGATCCTTTTCCATGGCGGACGATGACGGGAATAGTGATACCAAAAATTGGAATCAATTGGATTTTGATCTCCCCTTTTTCGCCTGCCAGGGATTCAATGCTTTTCCCACTAGTCTCAGGTGGAATCGCACGGAACAACATGTGAGAACGGTATTCCCCCGGCGGGAGACCGCGTTTTTTACGCAGAAGTAGCCTAACGATTTGGGACTCACCAGGCTGAATTTCTACCTGACGTGGGGAATAACGAATGAGATCTTCAGCAAACTTTTCATTCGGAAGGGCTTTTTCGATATCTTCATAACTTCCATCCTCCTTCATCCGCATGTTTTTGAAACTTATGCGATAGGTGGCGGGTTCCACTCCGTTATTGATCACATTCACCTGGGCACTGCGTTTTCGGCCATCAAAAACAATACGAGTGGGAATGACTTGAAGGTTGCCAAGCCCTTGCCCGGCAGAGTCTTCAACGGTTATACAAAGGGAAAGAAAAGCCGAAACGGCGATTAAACAAAAAGAAAACCCTTTGAAACTCTTTTTAATGAAAAGATATCTTGTGTTAAGCAAACCCAACAATTTGTGCATAAATCGAACCTCAAAACTAAATTCTCAATCTTAAAATACGGGCGGGATTAAATTCAAAAAACAAGAATTAAGAAGAGGAGCGCCCAATAATATGGGCGCCCCACTCTTTTTCTCAAAGGTTCAGTTCAAGGCTCAGACATTCTCAGTAATCGACCGTAACATTGAACGTACCGGTATATGCACCCGGAGTCTGATTGGCATTTACATTAAGCGTGCCGGCGAAACCGAGTACATCCATCCCACTTCCATTGAGTTGTCCTCCTGCTCCACTAACTGGCCCTCCTGCCGTATCTGAAAAATAGATCAGATTGGCGGTCATAGTACTGCCCCCTAACTCACTCAAAGTAACGGTTGTTTGACTCCCCGTATTTTGGTAAGCACGGTTTGGTTCACCTTGAAGGCCGAAACTGCCACGTCCGGCAGATATCGCAGTAATCCAACTCACATCTCCGGTAGTGCTTTTGGGGCCAAACTGGGCTGGAGATACAATTACAGTACCCCCAGTCGGTCCTACGGTGAAATCCCCAAAATCCAATGGAGTCTGGAAAACGATCACCAGTGGAGTGACCATTTCAGCACTTGCAGTTGCCGTTTCACTGGCCGCCTGCGCCGTCGGCACCCTTTGGGCGATGAGACCGGTTAGCAAAAGGACCACAACAGTGAATCTAAAACAACGTGTTTTGGTCATTGAAGTTCTCCTTTAAAACTCATCCTATTAAGAGGATTGAGAAACTGGAACCGAGAAAAAAAGCTTTTCAATATTAAACCCGGCTTTATTTCCCCAGTTTCCGATTCACCAGGCAAAAACCCGGCTTGTTTCGTCTCTTAATAGTTGACCACAATGTTGAAGGTTCCTGAATAGGCGCCAGCAACCTGGTTGGCCCCAACGCTGAGAACACCGCCAACACCGAGTGTGTCATTCCCCGTGCCATCAAGAGTAGGCTGTCTATCAATAACGAGAGTGGAGCTCATAGCCGCTCCGGGACCTGTTAAAGAGACTGAGGTATCACTGGTGTTAGTGTTATATGCGCGATTGGGATCCCCATTTATATCAAAGACAGCACGTGCAGTACTGGGAGGAGATACCTGAGGTACAGTCGCTGTGGAGGTGCCATCAACCGCGCTGACCGTTACAGTTCCGGGGGTTGGATCTGAAACTATCCCACCAAAATTTAAATCCTGTAGATTAACAATAGTAATGGGTGTTACCACCGTAGCCTCGGCCTGCCCTGGAGCTGTTGCCGCCATTGCGTTGGATGCGCTCATTCCAGAGATCAAAAAAGCCGCTACTGCCATTTTCAACAAATTCTTTGTTTTCATTGTCCTTCTCCTGTAAAATAAGACTGAATGTGGATGAGCCGCTATGCGGCACATTCTTTTTTACTCACAGCCCCCAGGCTGTGAAGCTCTACTACCGCCGAAATTTCGGCGGTAAGTTCTTTGACCGGGTCGACTTTCGCGAGTCGGCCCGGTTCTTTTATACGACCTTCCATCTCCAGAAGACTCGGAGACGATTAAAAATTAACGGTAATTGTGACATCCCCTTCATATTTCCCGTTCAATGCGTTGGCGGGAACCTGCAATGTGCCGCCCACATAGACAATATCCTCCCCAATCCCGTTGGTCTTACCTGTCAAGGTCACGATACCTCGTGTTTCGCTGAAACTTTTAAGGTCCGTAACCTGCAAACTTGGGTTTATCCCCTGGTCATGCACGGCCGGTGAACTGGACAACGCAATATTGAAGAAGGCATCCGGTGTTCCTGAAACATCAAACTTGGCCCGATGATGAAGGGTCGCGTTACCGGGGCCCAACTCCGTACCTCCCGTTGCAGTTCGCGCGTTGTCCTCAGGAGCCACCACAACGGTTCCAGCCGTGCCTCCGGGCCGGATTTGGCCAAATTCAAGCTCTTCGGTCATCTGGATATCCAGGGGTTCGCTTACGGTGGCTGTTGCCTGCCCGGTGGCCGACGCCCCCGCAATAACAATCTGGGGCAATCCCCATTGCAGCAAGAGCACCATCATCAGATAAAAGCATCTTTTACGAAACAGTTTTGCTTTCATCGCAGGAACCGTTAAACTTTTTGGATCAATCAACATTTGTGGGCAATCAAATGAGTTAATAATATTTTATTTCCGTAAAATCCAAAATCCATCGAAATCAGTCGCAATGCCCGTTGAGTCAGGGCAGGTAATCAACAAACACATCCAGCGGCGCCTTAAAATTTCCTGTCACGCGATCCGAATCCAAAGACAGGGTTCCTCCAACTAAAAGCCTGGCTTTGCCGTCTCTTCCAAAAGAACCAAACACATTTCCGTCTTTCTTTCGGGATTTGCCTGCCCTGCTTGAGGGAAGGTAGGCGATCAGTTCTGAAACTCGGGCTCCACCACCATTTCCTCCTGTCAACACTATCTGCCTGGGAAGGGTGATGACAAACCGTTTATTGGGTTGGCCCTGCAATTCAAATTCGGCGGGCCCGTATCTGCCACCGAGGGCAACACCCGAATAAACTACTTTACTCCCTGTAACCGGGTCGATGACCACTCTTGCCCCTCGACCTGAGTTTGAAACAATTTCCCCAAACTGAAGGCTATGCAGGCTGTTCACTTTCAGTTGCTTTAATGGCCGACATTTTCCGCGTCGATCTTTTGCCTCGCAATCTTTCTCATCATCGCCAATATCGACCGAAGCAAGGCGTAACCAGGCCTCTCGATTGGGTTTGACCGCTTCTACGTTTTGTTTCTGATTTAATATTTTTAAATGGGGGTGCGGAGTGACGATCAGACCGTTGCCGGCATAAAGAGGGGTGGCAAAAAGAAGAAACAGCAAGAGTATATTTACGCCAACTATTATTTTGATACCAGGTCTTAACAGTGACATCAGCAGGAAACCTTCTTTATTTATCGCATTTAACGAGAACTCAGTTTTATAGCTGTGAATCTATTCAATAAATTTTGCTCAAGCCAACACTAGATTTACACTCTTAGATTGGCTTTTATAAAGGAATTTTTAATTGGAGACAATGACCCGACCGAGTCATTTTTGGCGATTAATCAATTGATTTGGTTTTGCGGCAAAGAAATTCAGAGGAAGGATATATCTTTGCGGTACTTATCAGAAGCGCAACTATCATTCACTGATTGAGCAAGGATACAAGCTGTGCCCGTCTGGACACTTGAAGTTTATCGTGAATCTGTTTGATATGGTTTTTTGTCGTGTTCAGGCTGATATTTAATTGGGAAGAAATTTCGGAATTGGCCAATCCCTTTTTAATCAAATGGCAGATTTCTATTTCGCGGCTGGTTAAACCGGCTTTATGCATTAATCGGTTTAGATTGGAGGTTTTTCTTTCTATGGAAGTTTTGCATTTCTGTTGTTGCAGACATTCGTCAACACTGTTGAGCAATTCTTGTGTCTGGCAGGGCTTAAGAAGATAGTCGCATGCCCCTAATTTTAAGGCATCTATTGCAGAAGTCAGGGAAGGGTAACCTGTAAGAATTACTATTTCAGTGACAGGATTTATTTTTTTTATGGCCTTGGAAAATTGAATGCCATCCACACCTTCCATTATCAGATCAGTGATTACCAAATCGCATGGGACATCAGTAAATTTTCGAAGCCCTTCTTTTCCATCTGAGGCCGTATTTACAAAATAACCCTGCTTTTTGAGAACATGGGAAATCGTCTTCAAGATGATCATTTCGTCGTCAACCAGCAAAATAGATTTATTATTCATTTTGATTTCCTTTTAATTGGAAGACTGATTATAAATTTAGTGCCTTTTCCCTGATGGCTTTCAACTTCAATATCGCCTCCATGTGCTTTGATAATCCCGTAACTCAAGGAGAGCCCCAACCCCGTACCCGTCACTTGGGTTTTTTTTGTATAAAAGGGATCAAATATTTTTTGTATATTTTCAGGATCGACTCCTAATCCGTTATCTTCAATATTGATTTTCATCCATGAGGAACAAACCCTGGTTGTAATGGAAATTTTTCCGCCAATTTTTGGCATTGCCTCTTCGGCGTTTTGAAGCAGGTTTAAAATTACCTGCTTTATTTGATCTACAACCCCTTCTATTTCAGGAAGGTTTTGGTTGATTTTTATTTCAAGTTTGATGTTTTTTTCTTTCAATCTTTTGTTGACCCATAATAATGTTTCCTCGATTACTTTTTTGATATCCACTAATTTGATGGCACCCGAAGTGGGACGATGAAAATCCTGCAACTTCTGGATAAGGTCTTTCATCCGGTTACATTCTTTTACCGCAAGATCAATAAACACCTGGTGTGACCTGTCCATAGAAACCTCTTCGCCCACCATTTCCAACACATTTCTTATTCCGTAAATGGGGTTATTGAATTCATGAGCAATGGAGGCCGACAGTTTTCCTGTCGCACTTAGTTTCTCTGAGTGTAAGAGTTGTTTCTGGGACTGATTCAACTCATTTTCCATTTGTTTTCGATCCGTAATATCTATGGCCATGCACACGGTATAATTGTGTTCATCTACAAAGCCCGAAAAGGATTTTGAATAAATTTGCCAAATTCTTTTAGTCCCGTCGGACACAGTGATTTCGGTTTCACCTTCATTAACCAAATGAATATTGTTAGAAACTTCCTTCATATGGGTATGTAACTTTTCTGAATTTTGATGGTAGGCTTTTTTTACCCAGCTTGACAACGTAGGTAGCTCTGAAGAACTGTAACCGGTAATTTCACTCCACCTACGGCTAATCATGAGAATTTTTCCTTTATCATCGTGGACCATCATTGGTATGGGAGAATCTATGATCACCTGCCGAAACCTTGACTCACTTTTCAGTAGTTGTTCTGAAAATTGCTGGGATTCGACTATTTTTTCCTCCAAATTATTTCCGTAAGCTTCTAATTGATTATCCCTTTTCTCAATTTGAAAGAGCATTTCATTAAACCCCTCAAAGAGTTTGCCTATTTCGTCTTTCCCTTTATACCTAACCCGAAGCGAGTAGTCAGCGGTTTCAGATATAACATTAGCGGTTTCCGCCAAGGCTAAAATAGGTTTAGAAATGATACCTTGCATATTGATCGTTATGAAGAACGCAACTATAAGAACTCCAACAAAAGTGAGACCGCTAAAATATAAAATATTTCTTTGTCTGGATTTATACCCATGCAATTTAGCGCGAAGATATATTTTTCCCAATTCTTCATTTTCAAACACTATGGGTAAGACCATTTCAATATGATCTTTGTCAATGACCTGCCCTGTTTCAAGAGTGGTGGGAAACTCAAATTGAGGCCATTCATCTGGAATATACCTTGCAAATATATTGTCTTTGGAATCAAAGATAGCCGCGGAGACAATTTGATGATCGGTTTTAAATGAAGAAAGGGTTTTAGAGGCCATTACCTCATCGTCAAAGACCAGGGCTGAGCGGCTGTTATCGGCCACCACCTTGCCTAAAACCGTGAGGTTTCGAATTATTTCTTCCTTTAGCAACTTCAAATCGTTGTAGAGAAAAACACCGCTCGACAATAACAGGGCTGGAAATGTTGCCGCCAAGACCATAAGGATGATTTTATTTCGAATGGTAAGATTCTTGACCAATTTCATAATCAATTCTTTATTTAAATTTTTCTAATGATAAAGCCAAAATTTAAGTTTCAGCAATCGCAGAACTTGGTTTTCCTCTTGTGCCAAGGCTGGCATAAATTATAACCTAATTTCCAGAGTCGACAGGAACGCCCAATTTTAATAGTTGGGAGCTTACGGTCAACCCTGAGTTTAAAAGCGCTTTCCTATTGATCTCAAAGCGTATTTTATTATTTTGCATAAACATATTGATACCCACGCCCCTCCTTGCGTAACCTTTTGTGTCGCCGACTGTCAGTACATGAAGGTCCTTAAGATTGGCCAAAATACTGTTGAGGCGGTCCGAATTTGAGAAATCTATAAAAAGAATTTTGCAGACTTTAAGTTCGCTCTGCAAAGGATTTTTCAAAACCGTAACAGATTTGCCATTAATTGTTTTGGTTTTAGAAAGGTAATTCAGCAAATCAACAAGAGGTTCCCCTCCCATGAGGCAAATGGGAAATTTATCAAGTCCATTTTTATGGTTTTCATTTTCCGGCCAACTGATAAATTTTGTGAAGTTATAAATATAACTAACCTTAATCTGGCTCTCCTGGGCATCGGTTATTTCCTGGGCGAAAGAACAGGTGGCGGGTGGTGAGATAAGGACGATGATTGTCAGTGATATGACGATCTTCCGTCTAAACCAATTCGAAAAGTTAATTTTGATTCTTTTAATCAAGGAATTCACTGTGTTGTTGCGCAGGGTAAAATGGGGAGTTAAAATTCTTTGCGTATTCCAAAGAAAAACCGCCGTGGGTCCTGAGGAGAAGACCCAAACGAATTACTCCCTCCTCCAGCGTTGAAATATTTCACATCTCCAACGTTGGTTATGGAGAAAAATGCTGACATTCCTGCCCAGGCTTTGTTATTTTCAAGAATATTCCTGATTCCCATATTCAGGTTGACCAATGCATAGGAGCTGACCTTTTCACTCCTATTCCTTCTAAAGTGACTGGTTTTACCCACCCAAATAATTTTCGGCGTTATGAAATAATCGTTTAAATATGTGAAAGTAAACCCACCTTTAATTTTATTTTTAGCCACAAGGGGAAGGTCGGAAGTAATTCCATTTGGTTCTTCAACAGTTCCCTCCACCCGTGAATAAGTTGCCCACAAGTCGAGTTTTTTTCTTTCCCAATGAAAAGTTCGTTCTACCGTTAAGTCAGCGCCAAAAATGTCGGCTCGCCCAACGTTATCTCTAATGGTGGTATTGGCGATGATCCCTCCTGGTATAAATGTGGAGGGACCTTGATCCACGTCAGCGATCAGGTCGTCAATGACCGTGTAATAAGCGTCCGCTTTGATAATGAAATTCTTCGTTATTCTGTGGCTGAGATTGATATCAAAGGTTCTGGACTTTTCCGGCCCCAAATCTGGATTGGGTAATTTAAAAAAATCACTTTCGAATCGTCCAAACCCATCCTGTGTACCTTTAAATGTTCCGAAATGGGAAAACGCCTGGTTGGTTGAGGGTGCGAGATAGGCTTCGGAATACATCAGCTTTAAAACGGTTGATTCTCTGGGCTTGAAAATAACCCCGACTCTCGGGTTGAAGGTACTGTGAAAGCGCGTGTCGTGATCAAACCGGAATCCTGCAAAGCTGGAAAACCAATCATTCCATTTCGATTGGGATTGAAGAAAAAACCCATAGTTTTGATAATCCTGCTCAAAAAATTTAATCGGAAGGGTATTATTCGTGCCAATATAAAATAACCCTTGATCTCCCGCTTCTTTATCGGGGTCATATTGGGAGGGCAAATCCGCAGTTTTAGGTATGGAATTAAAACCTTGCAGCGTAACCCCGCCGCTTACTTGGTGTTTTTCACTTATTTCATATTCCAATTTTTGATCCAGGCTCCATTTTTTCCCCCTGGCAAATTTGTAGGCGTCGAAATTGGCAAAGTTGTTGGTAAATTTTGTGGACGGAAGCGTCGTGTATTGGGAATAATTAATTTGTGTTTCCCCGGAAATACGTTCGGTGTAATCAGAATAGAATTTTGCATTATAGGTTTCAATTAATGTCTTCCATGCGGCGTCTTTACTGAAAATAGCATTTTCTGGCTTGACCCCTGCAGTGGTGGGATGGCTTAGGAAAGATCGAGTAAGGCCAAGGGTTAATTTCTTATAGATATCCAGGTCCAAATAAAAGCTGTAACTGCTGGTGGGAGCCACGAAAGGCTCGCGGGCGCTGGCTGCACGAAAAACAGAGCCGTCTGTTGCAAGGGCATCCACCTTCTGAAATTCTCTGCCATAGGTCTTGGATAAATCCGGATTTTGTGAACTATTCCAATGTCCGCCCAGTTTTAAACTGAGCCAGGGGGTCAGTAATTTTCCAAAATTGAAAGTTGTATGGTAGTAATCATCCGAGCCACCAGCGACCGACATTCGAACGCCATCCAACTCTTCCGGTTTTTCCGTTATTATATTAATTACACCAGTGAAGGCGTCTGCTCCATAAATTGCTGAAACAGGGCCGTACGCCACCTCCACCTGCTTTGCATGATACAAAGGGAAATTATCACTTATGGGTATATGTTCGCCGGTGGGAGAGCTAATCCGCACGCCATCCTGCATGATTATAAACTTGTTGTTTCCAACATTGCCTCGAATGGCAACTTGGTTGAAAAATTCTTCAACTGATTTTTGATTAACATCTACTCCCGGTAAGTCCTGCAATAAATCCAAGAGGTTTATATAACCCCGCTCTTCGATTTGCTGTTTGCTGATTACGACGATAGTGCCCGGAGCGTCTTCTAACTTCTGTGGGATATCGGACGGGGTGCTGACCTCCAGTGTCATCAGTTTTTGTAAGGGAAGTTCTAATATCGCATCAAATTTCTGTTCGCTCGCTTGGGCACTTGGAACGAAAATAACCATAAACAACAGGCAAACCAATGGAATGGACTGTGTTCTGCTAAACATACAACCTCTTATTTTATGTATTGAAAACACCTACTTGATTTTTATAGTTGTGAATTATTTCCATGCAAATATGTAAATAATGGAATCATTTTCCCAATCGATCCGCTTACACATCATTCACAATTCAGTGCTATCTTTGTAAAATCGCCCAAAATAACATGTGCGTCATAATGAAACTTGTTGCTAAATAGCATTTTGGGTCACATTTGTACACCCCAAAAGGGCCCGACGGGTGTGGTTGTCTCAGATTTGAGTTGCCCAAAATGGAAAAAATCGGAATTCCAATAATCTGAAAAAAGCTTCGAAATAATTTGGGAAAAAATTTAGCGTGTCTCTTCTTATTCGTAACTAATTGTTTGTGGTCTTGGATATTTAAATCAGGCAGGAAATCCCGTCGAAGACTTCGGGGCTATGGTGGGTTCTTTGTGGGAGATATGCTCCGATCAACTTTGTTTTGGCCTCTCCTAATTTAATCAATCCACCTTAATCAACGCACGCGATTGGGGATCGAACTTGAAGCGGTTCATGCCGCAATGGCTTCTGTAATAATTTGATGAACCACTTTCCCAATCAACTCGCCTAACACCGTGTGCATGCCGCAATAATTTTCGTGGAATTCTCCCGTTCCCGCCACCACGATGCAATCCGTTCCCGTCCCGGTTGCGGAGCGTCCGG
This genomic interval carries:
- the liaR gene encoding transcriptional regulatory protein LiaR, which codes for MNNKSILLVDDEMIILKTISHVLKKQGYFVNTASDGKEGLRKFTDVPCDLVITDLIMEGVDGIQFSKAIKKINPVTEIVILTGYPSLTSAIDALKLGACDYLLKPCQTQELLNSVDECLQQQKCKTSIERKTSNLNRLMHKAGLTSREIEICHLIKKGLANSEISSQLNISLNTTKNHIKQIHDKLQVSRRAQLVSLLNQ